The Rhodocytophaga rosea genome has a segment encoding these proteins:
- a CDS encoding alpha/beta hydrolase: MNKHVLFIQGGGGKEDYAADANLVASLQEALGETYLVHYPFLPNESGLDFGRKKQIGKHISLHKGEIILVGHSLGASMLLKYLSEIKTRKKIAGVFLISTPFWSGDEDWKQGFKLHKNFADKLPKHIPVFLYHSKDDKEVPFDHLEIYAQHLPKATVRKITSGGHHLNNDLSMVARDTKSLSKS, from the coding sequence ATGAACAAGCATGTGCTCTTTATACAAGGCGGAGGAGGTAAAGAAGATTATGCAGCTGATGCTAACCTTGTTGCTTCTTTGCAAGAGGCCTTAGGAGAAACTTATCTAGTACATTATCCCTTCTTGCCCAATGAGTCAGGGCTGGATTTTGGGCGCAAAAAGCAAATCGGCAAACATATTTCTTTACACAAAGGGGAAATCATTCTGGTGGGGCACTCACTGGGTGCTTCCATGTTGTTGAAATACCTATCGGAAATTAAGACCCGAAAAAAGATAGCAGGCGTTTTTCTTATTTCTACCCCGTTTTGGAGCGGCGACGAAGATTGGAAACAAGGCTTCAAACTGCACAAAAATTTTGCTGACAAGCTACCGAAACATATTCCGGTTTTTCTCTATCATAGCAAGGATGACAAAGAGGTACCTTTTGACCATCTCGAGATTTATGCACAACATCTGCCAAAGGCAACTGTTCGCAAAATAACCAGCGGAGGCCATCACCTTAACAATGATCTATCGATGGTAGCCAGGGACACTAAATCGTTATCAAAATCATAA
- a CDS encoding DinB family protein has product MKIQDLLIEIKDTLNTVFTEVDRWFDKPESVRNYRPADQGWTINEILEHISLTSHYLLKLIDKGAAKALKNTSALDLANELGHYTFDRDKLEEIGKHQSFLWIRPQHMEPTGKTSLNEVRSTLQVQKHRCIAHLESMPNGEGILHKTTMSVNNLGKIDVYAYIYFLAKHAQRHIMQMENNELEMKR; this is encoded by the coding sequence ATGAAAATCCAGGATTTACTGATTGAAATAAAGGATACCCTTAATACTGTATTTACTGAAGTCGACCGCTGGTTTGACAAACCAGAATCTGTACGAAATTATCGCCCGGCTGATCAAGGTTGGACCATTAACGAGATTTTAGAACACATCTCCCTCACCAGTCATTACTTACTGAAACTGATTGATAAAGGAGCCGCCAAAGCACTTAAAAACACATCTGCTCTGGATCTAGCGAATGAACTTGGGCACTATACCTTCGACCGGGACAAGTTAGAGGAAATAGGCAAGCATCAGTCTTTTTTATGGATTCGTCCGCAGCATATGGAGCCAACCGGAAAAACTTCATTGAATGAGGTTCGCAGTACGCTGCAAGTGCAAAAACACAGATGCATCGCTCATTTAGAAAGTATGCCCAATGGGGAAGGCATCCTTCACAAAACGACTATGAGTGTAAATAACCTGGGAAAGATTGATGTATATGCTTATATCTATTTTCTGGCCAAACACGCACAGCGGCATATTATGCAAATGGAAAACAATGAACTGGAAATGAAAAGATAG
- a CDS encoding alpha/beta fold hydrolase gives MKRNIFRILKYTVFIGIIIVLLQVFLPRSYNVPPLFPRPTTQFWNLPTGSTIAYTLISGQGKKKPYPVIYLHGGPGGYIRQSFIKDISALANEGYDLYLYDQIGSGLSKRLDTITHYTVNRHIRDLAAIIEKLGKGKVILIGQSWGAILATLFAEKYPHKINKLILTSPGPIYPVNRKLANLPAPDSLHFIKPYFTNAQGNKKANNIRTRTMAFAATRFGIKLASDQEADAFATYLNYEVNRSVVCDTAKILDMDAGSGFFAGIMTFYDLLTVPDPRPGLKKLNMPVLIMKGECDNQPWAIQVNIYRCLATIVWWSYRMQAILFLLNNPYFI, from the coding sequence ATGAAAAGAAACATCTTTCGAATTCTCAAGTACACCGTATTTATTGGGATAATTATTGTGTTACTACAGGTGTTTCTACCCCGAAGCTATAATGTTCCTCCCTTATTCCCCCGGCCTACTACACAATTCTGGAACCTGCCCACCGGGTCAACCATAGCCTATACATTAATCTCCGGCCAGGGAAAAAAGAAGCCTTATCCGGTTATCTATTTACATGGGGGGCCTGGGGGTTACATCCGGCAGAGCTTTATTAAGGATATAAGCGCATTGGCCAATGAAGGCTATGACCTATATTTGTATGATCAGATTGGCAGTGGGCTGTCGAAGCGATTGGATACGATTACACATTACACGGTAAATCGCCACATACGTGATTTAGCTGCCATCATAGAAAAACTGGGGAAAGGTAAAGTTATATTGATCGGACAGTCGTGGGGCGCTATTCTGGCTACTTTGTTTGCGGAGAAATATCCTCATAAAATAAATAAGCTGATACTCACCTCTCCCGGACCCATTTATCCTGTGAACAGGAAACTGGCAAACCTTCCGGCGCCTGACAGCCTGCATTTTATCAAACCCTATTTTACCAACGCACAAGGAAATAAAAAAGCGAATAATATTCGTACCAGAACTATGGCATTTGCAGCAACCAGGTTTGGAATAAAACTAGCATCAGACCAGGAAGCGGATGCATTTGCCACCTACCTCAACTACGAAGTGAATAGATCAGTCGTATGTGATACGGCAAAAATTTTAGATATGGATGCCGGAAGCGGTTTCTTTGCAGGAATTATGACCTTTTATGATCTGTTGACTGTGCCCGATCCAAGACCCGGGCTTAAAAAGCTAAATATGCCTGTTTTAATCATGAAAGGAGAATGCGACAATCAACCGTGGGCTATACAAGTGAATATTTATCGGTGTTTAGCAACCATCGTCTGGTGGTCATACCGGATGCAGGCCATTCTATTTCTATTGAACAACCCATACTTTATCTGA
- a CDS encoding RNA polymerase sigma factor, with product MQFSEEELINGCIKGERLKQKMLYDRFAKKMLAICLRYSKAQQEAEDILQESFIKVFDHIKTFRRECPLEQWIKRIVINTALKQNRSKLYMYPALDIEDLDYTVDENLSLSDFHLNELLKMIQQLAPRYQIVFNLYAIEGYQHKEIAEMLGITEGTSKSQFARARVLLQQMILERKKVNYERFQ from the coding sequence ATGCAGTTTTCCGAAGAGGAATTGATTAATGGTTGTATCAAGGGTGAACGGTTGAAGCAAAAAATGCTTTATGACCGTTTTGCTAAAAAGATGCTGGCTATCTGTTTGCGTTATTCCAAAGCGCAGCAGGAAGCTGAAGATATTTTGCAGGAGTCTTTTATTAAAGTGTTCGATCATATCAAAACATTCCGCAGAGAGTGCCCTCTGGAACAGTGGATCAAACGTATTGTGATTAATACAGCCCTGAAACAAAACCGGAGCAAGCTATATATGTACCCGGCCTTAGACATTGAAGATTTGGATTATACGGTTGACGAAAACCTGAGTTTGTCGGATTTTCACCTGAACGAACTGCTGAAAATGATTCAGCAACTGGCACCCCGTTACCAGATCGTATTTAACTTATATGCCATTGAAGGTTACCAGCACAAAGAAATTGCAGAAATGCTGGGGATTACGGAAGGAACTTCCAAGTCGCAATTTGCAAGAGCGAGAGTATTACTGCAACAAATGATACTAGAAAGAAAAAAAGTAAACTATGAAAGATTCCAATAA
- a CDS encoding ThuA domain-containing protein, whose translation MPLKLRLYIPILLFVCVSLSCTRNKTATTQAKVRPEKRVLIFSKTAAGAYRHASIEPGKVAVQKLCEANGMVADTTEDAGYFTDEKLKQYSALVFLSSNQDVFNAEQEAALQRYIWAGGGFMGIHSATGTERNWPWFNRLIGATFVWHPPIQTGTIDVIDASHPATKHLPKRWNRYDEWYFYRDINPDIKVLATLDTTTFKSERHTANYPFAWYHEFEGGRSFYTAGGHSDKDYADETFMKHILGGITYAIGNNYELDYAKAAAVKGQ comes from the coding sequence ATGCCATTAAAACTGCGTCTCTATATTCCAATTCTTTTATTTGTATGTGTGAGCTTATCCTGCACCCGGAATAAAACTGCTACTACCCAGGCAAAAGTACGTCCAGAAAAACGGGTGTTAATCTTTTCCAAAACGGCCGCGGGTGCTTACCGCCATGCTTCCATTGAACCAGGAAAAGTCGCCGTACAAAAACTTTGTGAAGCAAACGGAATGGTAGCAGATACCACTGAAGATGCAGGATATTTTACAGATGAAAAACTAAAACAATACAGTGCCCTTGTATTTTTAAGTTCCAACCAGGACGTGTTTAATGCCGAACAGGAAGCAGCTTTACAAAGGTATATCTGGGCTGGCGGTGGATTTATGGGCATACATAGCGCCACCGGTACCGAACGGAACTGGCCCTGGTTTAACAGGCTGATCGGGGCTACATTTGTATGGCATCCCCCTATTCAAACGGGAACGATTGATGTAATTGATGCTTCTCATCCGGCTACTAAACATTTGCCCAAACGGTGGAACCGCTACGACGAATGGTATTTTTACCGGGACATTAACCCTGATATTAAGGTGCTGGCTACCCTCGATACCACTACCTTTAAAAGTGAGCGGCATACGGCCAATTATCCCTTTGCCTGGTATCATGAGTTTGAAGGCGGCCGTTCTTTCTATACAGCTGGTGGTCATAGCGATAAAGATTATGCGGATGAAACCTTTATGAAACACATTCTGGGTGGGATCACTTATGCCATTGGCAATAATTACGAACTGGATTATGCTAAAGCTGCTGCGGTTAAAGGGCAATAA
- a CDS encoding GNAT family N-acetyltransferase, translating into MKLLPIGKTLEDNQDFLAHPDCCESLSMSVDFYNRIGFNPPWIGYYAQQEGKLVGAAGYKGKPVNNTVEIAYGTFPAFRGKGIGTQICRELVLLALQTDPMIRITARTLPENNESASILKKNGFVCLGTIWDEDDGNVWDEDDGNVWEWEYQKTPVTYNN; encoded by the coding sequence ATGAAACTACTTCCAATCGGAAAAACATTAGAAGACAACCAGGATTTTCTGGCACACCCGGATTGCTGTGAAAGCCTTTCTATGTCAGTTGATTTTTACAACAGAATAGGCTTTAATCCTCCCTGGATAGGTTATTATGCGCAACAAGAGGGCAAACTTGTAGGGGCAGCCGGATATAAAGGAAAACCTGTGAATAATACGGTTGAGATTGCGTATGGAACTTTTCCTGCTTTCCGGGGTAAAGGTATCGGAACCCAGATCTGCCGTGAACTGGTATTACTAGCACTCCAAACTGATCCGATGATCCGTATTACTGCCCGTACCTTGCCTGAAAATAACGAATCTGCAAGTATTCTGAAAAAGAACGGATTTGTGTGCCTGGGAACTATATGGGATGAAGACGATGGAAATGTCTGGGATGAAGACGATGGAAATGTCTGGGAGTGGGAATATCAGAAAACACCAGTGACTTATAACAATTAA
- a CDS encoding Gfo/Idh/MocA family protein, which yields MENQDNPSTGRRDFLKKTAIAASSVFFAPSIVPSSVFGANAPSNRIHVGCIGTGRISRGHDMPGIWKYDHARIVAVCDLDSKRVQSAKELVEKYYSEKKAKKFKGVKTYEDYRELLNNKDIDAVVISTPDHWHALPAIDAAIAGKDIYLQKPTSLTIAEGRALSDTVRKHNRIFQIGSQQRSVSPWPQFKKACELVRNGRIGQLKTIYVGLPGDPSGEEEPEMPVPQNLNYNMWLGSTPEVYYTEKRVHPQADFDRPGWLRCEQFGAGMITGWGAHHIDIAHWAMDTELTGPLEVSGWAEFPTSGLWNVHGKFQTEALYANGVKMVVSNELPNGLKFEGSEGWIFVARSNEGVTASDPVSKSKENTYFTASNPAMLTSEIGPNEIHLYESPDQHGNWLDSIKSRKPNIAPVEVAHRSCSACLIHHVAMKLKRKVYWDPEKEQFKDDEEANKMLSRPMRAPYQIKV from the coding sequence ATGGAAAACCAAGACAACCCATCTACAGGCAGGCGTGATTTTTTAAAGAAAACAGCCATAGCTGCCAGTTCTGTTTTTTTTGCCCCCTCTATTGTACCTTCTTCTGTGTTTGGAGCCAATGCACCCAGCAACCGGATACACGTAGGCTGTATCGGTACAGGCCGTATCTCCAGAGGTCATGATATGCCAGGGATATGGAAGTATGACCATGCCAGAATTGTAGCCGTGTGTGACCTGGATAGCAAACGGGTGCAAAGTGCGAAAGAGCTGGTTGAAAAATATTACAGTGAGAAAAAAGCCAAAAAATTTAAAGGCGTAAAAACCTACGAAGATTACCGGGAATTACTTAACAATAAAGACATTGATGCAGTTGTAATCAGTACCCCTGATCACTGGCATGCCCTCCCTGCCATTGATGCCGCCATCGCCGGAAAAGATATTTACCTGCAAAAACCTACTTCGCTTACCATTGCCGAAGGACGGGCTTTAAGTGATACCGTACGTAAACACAATCGTATTTTTCAGATAGGCAGCCAGCAGCGGTCTGTCAGTCCCTGGCCGCAGTTTAAAAAGGCATGCGAACTGGTACGCAACGGACGAATCGGGCAGTTAAAAACGATATATGTGGGCTTGCCAGGAGATCCTTCCGGCGAAGAAGAACCGGAGATGCCGGTACCCCAGAACCTCAATTATAATATGTGGCTGGGTTCAACGCCGGAAGTATACTATACCGAAAAGAGAGTACATCCGCAGGCGGATTTTGATCGTCCGGGATGGCTGCGCTGTGAGCAGTTTGGGGCTGGCATGATCACCGGCTGGGGCGCTCACCATATCGACATTGCACACTGGGCGATGGATACCGAACTAACTGGTCCTTTAGAAGTTTCCGGATGGGCAGAATTTCCTACCAGTGGATTATGGAATGTACATGGGAAATTCCAGACGGAAGCATTGTATGCCAATGGGGTGAAAATGGTTGTAAGCAATGAACTGCCCAATGGATTAAAATTCGAAGGTTCGGAAGGATGGATTTTTGTTGCCCGCAGCAATGAAGGCGTTACCGCCAGCGATCCGGTCTCCAAATCCAAAGAGAATACCTACTTCACTGCCAGCAATCCTGCTATGCTTACCTCCGAGATCGGACCGAACGAAATCCACCTGTACGAAAGTCCCGATCAGCATGGCAACTGGCTGGATAGCATTAAAAGCCGCAAACCTAATATTGCTCCGGTAGAAGTAGCACACCGATCCTGTTCAGCTTGCCTGATTCACCATGTAGCCATGAAGCTTAAACGGAAAGTATACTGGGACCCTGAAAAAGAACAGTTTAAAGATGATGAAGAAGCGAATAAAATGCTTTCCCGGCCCATGCGGGCTCCTTACCAGATCAAAGTGTAA
- a CDS encoding DUF4932 domain-containing protein, with amino-acid sequence MMIRLIITSWLLLCLSESVTAQEKKIIVEVRKNIELLSTLNNQISATFLKDSLADSYLYKTTRLMRLNYEHFQSFKEHPAVTATQQLADKIGTGVYLLGLYYEEFPQLKQKQPISELILQAIHPNKDSANYLVNAYFKQVVQFYHDTHFEQYFLSNQPLYQLAVNEVKQNLPSSRFIPTMEAYYGMKKNSYYIVVMPSFKSGWGMAWELDDKGKKDAFNIVAPLQEQVLGKDKQVLEAGFNNSHEIRNLSVHEFGHSFVNQLTMRSPFAAQINGYKHLFKPVPNQGQYSDWETIFNEHVVRAAEVRIALELGQAKESKRLQEAYKDWIYLTHFIEQLTYYEHNRRTYKCFEEYLPTLINSLKKLK; translated from the coding sequence ATGATGATTAGATTGATTATTACAAGCTGGCTGCTGCTTTGTTTGAGTGAGTCCGTCACAGCGCAAGAGAAAAAAATTATTGTAGAAGTAAGAAAAAACATTGAACTGCTCAGTACGCTTAACAATCAAATCTCTGCCACTTTTCTCAAGGATTCTTTGGCCGACTCCTATCTGTATAAAACTACCCGCCTGATGCGGTTAAATTATGAGCATTTCCAGTCCTTTAAGGAACATCCAGCCGTAACAGCTACCCAGCAACTAGCTGATAAAATCGGCACCGGCGTGTATTTGTTAGGCCTCTATTATGAGGAATTTCCCCAGCTAAAGCAAAAACAACCAATATCTGAACTTATTCTTCAGGCAATCCACCCCAATAAAGATTCAGCCAATTACTTAGTGAATGCTTACTTTAAGCAAGTGGTGCAATTTTATCACGATACTCACTTTGAGCAGTATTTCTTAAGCAACCAACCCCTCTACCAGTTAGCCGTCAACGAAGTAAAGCAAAACCTTCCCTCAAGCCGTTTTATTCCTACCATGGAGGCTTATTATGGCATGAAAAAAAACAGCTATTATATTGTAGTTATGCCTTCTTTCAAATCCGGATGGGGGATGGCCTGGGAATTAGACGATAAAGGAAAAAAAGATGCCTTTAATATTGTCGCTCCTTTGCAGGAGCAAGTTTTGGGCAAAGACAAACAGGTACTGGAAGCGGGCTTTAATAATTCCCATGAGATCAGAAACTTATCGGTTCATGAATTTGGTCATTCTTTCGTAAATCAGCTTACCATGCGGTCTCCTTTCGCAGCGCAAATCAACGGCTACAAACATCTGTTTAAGCCGGTTCCTAACCAGGGACAATATTCAGATTGGGAAACGATTTTCAACGAACATGTGGTCAGGGCTGCAGAGGTACGAATTGCCTTAGAGCTGGGACAAGCCAAAGAAAGCAAACGCTTGCAGGAAGCGTATAAAGATTGGATCTATTTGACCCATTTTATTGAACAACTCACCTATTATGAGCACAACCGACGTACGTACAAGTGCTTCGAAGAGTATTTGCCAACCTTAATAAATTCTCTGAAAAAGTTAAAATAA
- a CDS encoding SET domain-containing protein, producing MTHTKVTKRNISSFRSIKTEIRVSNTEGRGLFAKEPISKGEVVSVRGGHILTRQMEETMKKPLGYWGYPIADDLVLAPLNREEVESVMMFLNHSCEPNVGILGQIIFVAMRDITAEEELTIDYAMFGANKEPMPCNCRSILCRGLITDSDWKIEKLQVKYRAYFSSYIQLKIDNI from the coding sequence ATGACCCATACAAAAGTCACTAAAAGAAATATTTCCTCCTTCCGGTCTATAAAAACGGAGATAAGAGTAAGTAACACGGAAGGGCGTGGTTTATTTGCTAAAGAACCCATCTCTAAAGGCGAAGTTGTTTCGGTGAGAGGGGGACATATTCTCACCAGGCAGATGGAGGAAACAATGAAGAAACCTCTTGGCTATTGGGGATATCCTATTGCCGATGACCTGGTGCTTGCACCACTCAACAGGGAGGAAGTAGAAAGTGTAATGATGTTTTTAAATCATTCCTGTGAGCCAAATGTGGGCATACTTGGTCAAATCATCTTTGTTGCCATGCGTGATATTACTGCTGAAGAAGAATTAACGATTGATTATGCCATGTTCGGAGCAAACAAAGAGCCAATGCCATGTAATTGCCGGTCTATCCTTTGCCGGGGACTTATAACTGACTCAGACTGGAAAATTGAAAAACTGCAGGTAAAATACCGGGCATACTTTTCTTCGTATATTCAGCTGAAAATAGATAACATTTAA
- a CDS encoding pentapeptide repeat-containing protein, producing MEQTFFNQTFDRVDYTENPLQKGEYENCRFMNCNFSNTSFSDIKFIDCQFTGCNLSLVTLVKTAFRGIQFRDCKMLGLRFDQCNAFGLSFSAENCILNHSSFYHKQLRKTIFKNSYLQETDFTACDLTGSSFDRCDLANATFSGTILEKADFRTAYNYSIDPELNRIKKAKFSLPEVIHLLDKYNIDIEPAS from the coding sequence ATGGAACAAACATTTTTCAATCAAACATTTGACCGGGTAGATTATACAGAAAATCCTTTGCAGAAAGGCGAATACGAAAATTGCAGGTTTATGAACTGTAATTTCTCAAACACCAGTTTTTCAGATATCAAATTTATTGACTGCCAGTTTACGGGGTGTAATTTAAGTCTGGTTACTTTGGTAAAAACTGCTTTCAGAGGCATTCAATTCAGAGATTGCAAAATGCTGGGACTCCGGTTCGATCAATGTAATGCATTCGGGCTTTCTTTTAGTGCTGAAAATTGTATTCTTAATCATTCATCTTTCTACCATAAGCAACTAAGAAAGACTATTTTCAAAAATTCATATTTACAGGAAACTGACTTTACAGCCTGTGATTTAACCGGTTCAAGTTTTGATCGCTGCGACCTGGCAAACGCTACTTTCTCAGGCACCATTCTTGAAAAAGCCGACTTCCGGACTGCCTACAATTATTCTATTGACCCGGAACTGAACCGCATCAAGAAAGCGAAATTTTCTTTACCAGAAGTGATACACCTGTTAGACAAATACAATATTGATATTGAACCAGCCAGCTAA
- a CDS encoding putative oxidoreductase C-terminal domain-containing protein has translation MNQTKHLTFAFAMSMTLAGCSTEEKKATTTSDTTSTNQAVRIITLDPGHFHAALVQKTMYSNVDSTVYVFAPEGSDVQDHLKRIDGYNSRQENPTKWKEEVYTGSDYLEKMIAQKPGNVVVISGNNLKKAEYIKKAVDAGLNVLADKPMCIDSAGFETLKQSFESAQKNNVLLYDIMTERSEITNTLQKELSQIQEIFGELQKGTPQDPAVTKESVHHFFKYVSGNPLKRPAWFMDVAQQGEGLVDVTTHLVDLVQWECFPEQVIDTKDIELLQARRWTTPMTQRQFTLITQQATFPEYLQKDVRDTVLNVYSNGEITYKIKGVHAKVSVIWNYKAPEGAGDTHFSIMKGSKANLIIRQGAEEKYVPELYIELVKGTDATAYETAATQAFSAIQTKYPGIELKKLAATKWQVLIPDKYRVGHEAHFGEVTERYLQYLEAGKLPDWEVPNMITKYYTTIQALRLAKQGKQNISIRN, from the coding sequence ATGAACCAAACCAAACACCTGACCTTTGCCTTTGCAATGAGCATGACACTAGCCGGTTGCTCAACGGAAGAGAAAAAAGCAACTACAACTTCTGATACCACTAGCACCAATCAAGCTGTAAGGATAATTACCCTTGATCCAGGACATTTTCATGCGGCACTAGTGCAGAAAACCATGTATAGCAATGTAGATTCTACGGTGTATGTGTTTGCGCCGGAAGGTTCAGATGTACAGGATCATTTAAAACGCATTGATGGCTATAACTCCCGGCAGGAAAATCCTACCAAATGGAAGGAAGAAGTGTATACCGGCTCAGATTATCTGGAGAAAATGATTGCCCAGAAACCGGGCAATGTGGTGGTGATCTCCGGAAATAACCTCAAGAAAGCAGAATATATTAAGAAGGCGGTAGATGCCGGGCTGAATGTACTGGCTGATAAACCGATGTGTATAGATTCAGCTGGCTTTGAAACCTTGAAACAATCCTTTGAGTCGGCTCAGAAAAACAATGTTCTGCTCTATGATATTATGACGGAGCGTTCGGAAATCACCAATACCCTGCAAAAAGAACTCTCGCAAATTCAGGAGATTTTCGGCGAACTCCAGAAAGGCACCCCACAAGACCCAGCTGTGACGAAAGAAAGTGTGCACCATTTCTTTAAATATGTATCCGGCAATCCACTCAAACGTCCGGCCTGGTTTATGGATGTAGCCCAGCAAGGGGAAGGTCTGGTAGATGTAACGACTCACCTGGTAGATCTGGTTCAGTGGGAATGTTTTCCGGAACAGGTAATTGATACGAAGGACATCGAACTGCTGCAAGCCCGCCGATGGACCACCCCTATGACCCAAAGACAGTTCACCCTCATTACCCAGCAAGCAACCTTTCCGGAGTATTTGCAAAAAGATGTAAGGGATACGGTGCTCAATGTATATTCCAACGGGGAGATTACTTACAAAATAAAAGGCGTACATGCCAAAGTTTCGGTGATATGGAATTATAAAGCCCCTGAAGGCGCAGGTGATACGCATTTTTCAATTATGAAAGGCTCCAAAGCCAACCTTATAATCCGCCAGGGTGCAGAAGAAAAATATGTTCCGGAACTGTATATTGAACTTGTGAAAGGAACCGATGCAACAGCGTATGAAACGGCAGCAACGCAGGCATTCTCAGCCATTCAAACCAAATATCCTGGTATAGAACTCAAAAAATTAGCTGCTACCAAATGGCAGGTGCTGATTCCCGATAAGTATCGCGTAGGACATGAAGCCCATTTTGGGGAAGTAACCGAAAGATATTTACAATACCTGGAAGCCGGAAAACTCCCTGATTGGGAAGTACCCAATATGATTACAAAGTATTACACTACCATTCAAGCCCTGCGTTTAGCTAAACAGGGCAAGCAGAATATTTCTATACGTAACTAG